One Streptomyces sp. NBC_00554 DNA segment encodes these proteins:
- a CDS encoding acyl-CoA dehydrogenase family protein: protein MHLEYTPEQQRLRTELRGYFAELVPDHSYARYADPAVQKRFYRETIRRLGTDGWLGVGWPKEYGGRGLSPMEQFIFFDEAAQAVVPLPLMALNTVGPTIMQFGTEEQKRYFLPRILSGEIDFAIGYSEPDAGTDLAALKTKAVRDGDDYIVNGQKIWTTNGDTADWVWLAVRTDPGAPPHKGITMLLVPTSDPGYSCTLINTLASHDTTASYYENIRVPVSRRVGEENKGWRLITNQLNHERVTLAAHGTMAIRALHDVQHWAMETKLADGRRVVDLPWVRRRLAQTHTRLDAMKLLNWQMVNAVQEGTLTPQDASAVKVYGSEARRDAYAWLMEIVAAPAALKEGSTGAVLHGELERGYRSAVIFTFGGGNNEIQREIISWIGLGMPRVRR from the coding sequence GTGCATCTCGAGTACACGCCAGAGCAACAGCGATTGCGCACCGAACTGCGCGGCTACTTCGCCGAGTTGGTGCCCGACCACTCCTACGCCCGGTACGCCGACCCGGCCGTGCAGAAGCGCTTCTACCGCGAAACCATCCGCCGCCTCGGCACGGACGGCTGGCTCGGCGTGGGCTGGCCCAAGGAGTACGGCGGGCGCGGACTGAGCCCGATGGAGCAGTTCATCTTCTTCGACGAGGCGGCGCAGGCGGTCGTACCGCTGCCGCTGATGGCCCTGAACACGGTCGGCCCGACGATCATGCAGTTCGGCACGGAGGAGCAGAAGAGGTACTTCCTGCCCAGGATCCTGTCCGGCGAGATCGACTTCGCGATCGGGTACAGCGAGCCGGACGCGGGCACGGACCTGGCCGCGTTGAAGACGAAGGCCGTCAGGGACGGCGACGACTACATCGTCAACGGGCAGAAGATCTGGACGACCAACGGCGACACCGCCGACTGGGTGTGGCTCGCCGTCCGCACCGACCCCGGGGCACCGCCGCACAAGGGCATCACCATGCTCCTGGTCCCGACCTCGGACCCCGGCTACTCCTGCACCCTCATCAACACCCTCGCCTCGCACGACACCACCGCGAGCTACTACGAGAACATCCGCGTCCCCGTCTCGCGCCGCGTCGGCGAGGAGAACAAGGGCTGGCGGCTGATCACCAACCAGCTCAACCACGAGCGGGTCACCCTCGCAGCGCACGGCACCATGGCGATCCGCGCGCTGCACGACGTACAGCACTGGGCGATGGAGACGAAGCTCGCCGACGGCCGCCGCGTCGTCGACCTGCCCTGGGTGCGCCGCCGTCTCGCCCAGACCCACACCAGGCTCGACGCCATGAAACTCCTCAACTGGCAGATGGTGAACGCCGTCCAGGAAGGCACCCTCACCCCGCAGGACGCCTCCGCCGTCAAGGTGTACGGCTCCGAGGCCCGCCGGGACGCCTACGCCTGGCTGATGGAGATCGTCGCCGCCCCCGCCGCACTCAAGGAGGGATCCACGGGCGCGGTCCTGCACGGCGAACTGGAACGCGGCTACCGGTCAGCGGTGATCTTCACCTTCGGTGGCGGCAACAACGAGATCCAGCGGGAGATCATCTCGTGGATCGGTCTGGGGATGCCGCGGGTACGGCGTTAG
- a CDS encoding LuxR C-terminal-related transcriptional regulator — MTTVLIVNEQALQRLGLRMFLDAQPDLTVVGEATDCAQAVRAATALQPDVVLLDLGRTDADRIEAIRRITQPDCLAKASRPEPAGGLPPRVLVLIASDGDEYSCATLRAGADGILLKDALPEELAAAVRIVALGGSVLSPRLTRALIEAVRERDSTDRPDRRRRLSRLTERETEVLAALASGWSNSEIAVRLSIAPTTVKTHISSILAKIGARARVQAVVFAYETGLVRPPWQQPRPRDSDFSDQPGGGFRSA, encoded by the coding sequence ATGACCACCGTACTTATCGTCAACGAGCAGGCCCTTCAACGTCTCGGCCTGCGCATGTTCCTGGATGCCCAGCCCGACCTCACGGTCGTGGGCGAGGCGACCGACTGCGCCCAAGCAGTCCGAGCCGCCACCGCGCTCCAGCCCGACGTGGTCCTCCTGGACCTGGGCCGAACGGACGCCGACCGCATTGAGGCCATACGTCGCATCACCCAACCCGACTGCCTTGCCAAGGCGTCTCGCCCCGAACCGGCAGGCGGACTCCCCCCGCGGGTGCTCGTGCTGATCGCATCCGACGGCGACGAGTACTCCTGTGCCACCCTGCGCGCGGGCGCCGACGGAATCCTCCTCAAGGACGCGCTCCCCGAAGAACTAGCCGCAGCCGTGCGCATCGTCGCGCTGGGAGGCTCAGTTCTGTCTCCTCGTCTCACGCGCGCCCTGATCGAGGCCGTCCGTGAACGGGATTCCACCGACAGGCCCGACCGAAGACGGAGGCTGTCACGCCTCACCGAACGCGAAACCGAAGTACTTGCCGCTCTCGCCTCCGGCTGGAGCAACTCTGAGATCGCCGTGCGGCTGTCGATAGCACCGACCACGGTGAAGACCCACATCAGCAGCATTCTGGCCAAGATCGGCGCCCGTGCCCGGGTGCAGGCCGTCGTGTTCGCCTACGAGACAGGTCTGGTCAGGCCGCCATGGCAGCAACCTCGTCCGCGCGATTCAGACTTCTCGGATCAGCCAGGAGGAGGGTTCCGGTCCGCCTAG
- a CDS encoding SGNH/GDSL hydrolase family protein — protein MGPLARTGIGVALACGVLVTAVSIGQNSEGDSGKEQAKKTSASAPTSVPAPPKGPYVALGDSYTSGPKIPPQTGDPAGCDRSGRNYPSVVAKALGIEAADFRDVSCSGATITDLTTPQSTDHGTNPAQLSALSASTRMVTLGIGGNDIGFSSMMTKCVATGSLFKLADRLTDVTDNAPCKEKYASGDTDEVAQKIRATGDRLARALTEVGRRAPKARVYVVGYPAILPAEGTHCGGELPLAPGDVAFLRQKQQELNTMLSKRAQAAGATYVDTYAPSAGHDACSPAATRWIEPLRPSSPAAVVHPNEHGERGMATAVLSAMKN, from the coding sequence ATGGGACCGTTGGCACGAACCGGCATAGGCGTGGCCCTGGCGTGCGGGGTACTGGTCACCGCCGTCAGCATCGGACAGAACTCGGAAGGCGACAGCGGCAAAGAACAGGCGAAGAAGACATCGGCGTCGGCACCGACATCTGTGCCGGCACCTCCCAAGGGGCCGTACGTCGCTCTTGGGGACTCGTACACCTCGGGCCCCAAGATCCCTCCCCAGACCGGCGATCCGGCCGGCTGCGACCGGTCCGGCCGCAACTACCCGTCCGTCGTGGCGAAGGCACTCGGTATCGAGGCGGCCGACTTCCGCGACGTCAGCTGCAGCGGCGCCACCATCACCGACCTCACCACTCCCCAGTCCACCGACCACGGCACCAACCCCGCCCAGCTCTCGGCGCTTTCCGCCTCCACGAGGATGGTCACCCTCGGCATCGGTGGCAACGACATCGGCTTCAGCTCGATGATGACCAAGTGCGTCGCCACCGGATCGCTCTTCAAGCTGGCCGACAGGCTCACGGACGTCACCGACAACGCGCCCTGCAAGGAGAAGTACGCCTCCGGAGACACCGACGAAGTGGCCCAGAAGATACGCGCCACGGGCGACCGCCTCGCTCGAGCTCTGACCGAGGTCGGCCGCCGCGCGCCCAAGGCCAGGGTCTACGTCGTCGGCTACCCCGCGATCCTGCCCGCCGAAGGCACCCACTGCGGCGGCGAACTGCCCCTTGCCCCCGGCGACGTAGCGTTCCTGCGCCAGAAACAACAGGAGCTCAACACCATGCTCAGCAAACGCGCCCAGGCCGCCGGAGCGACGTACGTCGACACGTACGCCCCGTCCGCCGGACACGACGCCTGCTCCCCTGCCGCCACCCGCTGGATCGAACCCCTCCGGCCCAGCAGCCCGGCAGCCGTCGTCCACCCCAACGAACACGGTGAACGAGGCATGGCCACCGCCGTCCTGAGCGCCATGAAGAACTGA
- a CDS encoding response regulator transcription factor, producing MTTVLIVDDQALQRMGFNMLLEAQSDMTVVGEATNGAEAVRMTAELRPDVVLMDVRMPGMDGIEATRRIVESGGRSRILVLTTFDLDEYAYDALRAGASGFLLKDALPEELVAGVRAVAAGDAVISPGLTRKLIDTFGDRLPGHSPQQQRRLDELTQREREVLTAIASGWTNTEIAERLHLAESTVKSHIGRILTKIDARDRVQAVIFAYDTGLVRPA from the coding sequence ATGACCACAGTTCTCATCGTCGACGACCAGGCCCTGCAGCGCATGGGCTTCAACATGCTCCTGGAGGCCCAGTCCGACATGACCGTCGTCGGGGAGGCCACCAACGGCGCCGAAGCGGTCCGCATGACCGCCGAACTACGCCCCGACGTCGTCCTGATGGACGTGCGCATGCCCGGCATGGACGGCATCGAGGCCACCCGGCGCATCGTCGAGTCGGGCGGCCGCTCCCGCATCCTGGTGCTCACCACCTTCGACCTCGACGAATACGCCTACGACGCCCTGCGCGCCGGAGCCAGCGGCTTCCTGCTCAAGGACGCCCTTCCCGAGGAACTCGTCGCCGGTGTCCGCGCGGTGGCCGCCGGCGACGCCGTCATCTCCCCCGGCCTCACCCGCAAACTCATCGACACCTTCGGCGACCGCCTCCCCGGCCACTCCCCGCAGCAGCAACGCCGACTGGACGAACTCACCCAGCGCGAACGCGAAGTCCTCACCGCCATCGCCAGTGGCTGGACCAACACGGAGATCGCCGAACGCCTCCACCTCGCCGAATCGACCGTCAAGTCCCACATCGGCCGCATCCTCACCAAGATCGACGCCCGCGACCGCGTCCAAGCCGTGATCTTCGCCTACGACACCGGACTCGTCCGCCCGGCCTGA
- a CDS encoding sensor histidine kinase codes for MTVPSAPASRPDDDRTLETLAGDSVIASVAYRLAALRRADRAHPKVRHWGVPVFCAALGVNSYLNPYNTGDIPAQVALIAAFAVPLLWRERRPMLVFALTTAVSVVALPLGVMTGSESARVVAIFNVGRHCSPRQLALAVGITTAQLVAWAAVFAGRQLEYATRPEVVTTLAMTAMAAFAALGLLSRLAGAYIDALKKERDQQARLATAQERARVSREMHDILGHTLSVIVGLADGAAALAETKPERGAQTLRIISASGRDALAELRRLLAVIGEDNEGADNAPLAPQPGLTDLDSLLERVRAAGPTVTLDTHGDLTRLPPGLQLSVYRIVQEALTNTVKYAASDTSVRVSLTSGPEALHVTVEDDGPPRIPQTRRRQSGGGRGLVGMRERVALYKGTVTAGPNSRGGWTVRAFLVPNPPSPNFSTSHEQGEPPSSPEHRS; via the coding sequence GTGACCGTACCGAGCGCCCCCGCTTCCCGCCCGGACGACGACCGGACCCTGGAGACCCTGGCCGGCGATTCCGTGATCGCCTCTGTCGCCTACCGGCTGGCAGCGCTGCGGCGGGCCGACCGGGCCCACCCCAAGGTCCGGCACTGGGGTGTTCCGGTCTTCTGCGCCGCGCTCGGTGTCAACTCCTACCTCAACCCCTACAACACCGGCGACATCCCGGCGCAGGTGGCACTCATCGCCGCCTTCGCCGTCCCGCTGCTGTGGCGGGAGCGCCGGCCCATGCTCGTCTTCGCCCTCACCACCGCCGTCTCCGTGGTGGCCCTCCCGCTGGGGGTGATGACCGGCTCCGAGTCCGCGCGCGTCGTGGCGATCTTCAACGTCGGCCGCCATTGCTCGCCGCGCCAACTGGCCCTCGCCGTCGGTATCACCACCGCGCAGCTCGTCGCGTGGGCTGCCGTGTTCGCCGGGCGCCAGCTGGAGTACGCCACACGACCGGAGGTCGTGACCACGCTGGCGATGACCGCGATGGCGGCGTTCGCCGCGCTCGGTCTGCTGAGCCGACTGGCCGGCGCCTACATCGACGCCCTGAAGAAGGAACGCGACCAGCAGGCCCGCCTCGCCACCGCGCAGGAACGCGCCCGCGTCTCCCGCGAGATGCACGACATCCTCGGCCACACCCTCTCGGTCATCGTCGGCCTCGCCGACGGCGCCGCCGCCCTCGCCGAGACGAAACCGGAACGCGGCGCCCAGACACTCCGCATCATCAGCGCCAGCGGACGCGACGCCCTGGCCGAACTGCGCCGCCTGCTCGCCGTCATCGGCGAGGACAACGAAGGAGCGGACAACGCGCCGCTCGCCCCACAGCCGGGTCTCACCGACCTCGACTCACTGCTGGAGCGCGTCCGTGCGGCGGGCCCCACCGTCACCCTGGACACCCACGGCGACCTCACACGCCTGCCACCGGGTCTCCAGCTGTCCGTCTACCGCATCGTCCAGGAGGCCCTGACCAACACCGTCAAGTACGCCGCCTCCGACACCTCGGTCCGTGTGTCCCTCACCTCCGGCCCGGAGGCCCTCCACGTCACCGTGGAGGACGACGGCCCGCCCCGTATTCCGCAGACCCGTCGTCGGCAATCCGGGGGCGGTCGTGGCCTGGTCGGCATGCGCGAACGCGTCGCCCTCTACAAGGGCACCGTCACCGCGGGCCCCAACTCCCGTGGCGGCTGGACCGTCCGCGCGTTCCTCGTCCCCAACCCGCCCTCCCCCAACTTCTCGACCTCGCACGAGCAGGGGGAACCCCCATCCTCCCCGGAGCACCGCTCATGA
- a CDS encoding RICIN domain-containing protein gives MARKVLAAATAFGLGAAFAVASAGSASAYQPSQTNLYVSQDSATCSKKPCVLYPKSAQLPSGRIVASFENSKGDPVGQTLPVYKSDDEGTTWQKLTDVKAPAALSSDPKYAKYTSNWTNPYLYVLPQNVGSLTAGTLLLASVVSGDDYYYKEHKAADPNWTADGDGDRKDVAIALYSSTDDGATWSIQNIIAAGGWQGSRVSNANTNGQSDPLWEPYLIARNGQLVAYYSDEHDYLGFNADTGVPTRDPDDDTATDSYNQILVHATWDGTSASWTQPIVDVPGTTENLNGKTLIGNGRPGMTTIAPTTDGKWLLTYEYWGGGTNVRYRLADDPLKFYPNSVTDLPITNLPVPSGGHTLSTSGSPVLAPLPDGRILYNAAGSGSVWVNESGKSDGTWKEYQTPVTNGYSRNLQYVEGTGRVVILQADFGTGYGPIRYGEVDLGRSQGAYSTLVNRATGQALSPDAGKTQDANLTGNVPDLVLRDRNATDDTQRWHLTAKGNDVTLLNKAGGRSAAIWTGSATAGQKLAQWVDDGATDKQWTLVSSTDGYYKIRSVRNTSLFMTGATQNGAVDLGASIDASGNASADDAQEWQLVQDPLPTDATFTLKGANSGRCLDVPNGQTGVQVQIYDCSGNANQTITQTTAGELRVAGKCLAADGDGTTPGTKLILWSCNGKSSQKWWFRLDGSVINRSNGHALDVTNSSTANGSKVQLWTALGNATQRWSRG, from the coding sequence ATGGCGCGGAAGGTTCTCGCGGCAGCGACAGCCTTCGGTCTCGGCGCGGCATTCGCCGTTGCCTCCGCAGGGAGTGCCTCGGCGTATCAGCCGAGCCAGACGAACCTGTACGTGTCGCAGGACAGCGCCACGTGCAGCAAGAAGCCCTGTGTTCTCTACCCGAAGTCGGCCCAGCTTCCGAGCGGCCGCATCGTGGCGTCGTTCGAGAACAGCAAGGGTGACCCGGTGGGACAGACGCTGCCCGTCTACAAGAGTGACGACGAGGGCACCACCTGGCAGAAGCTGACCGATGTCAAAGCGCCCGCCGCTCTGTCCAGCGACCCCAAGTACGCGAAGTACACGAGCAACTGGACGAACCCGTACCTCTATGTGCTTCCGCAGAACGTCGGATCTCTGACGGCCGGCACCCTGCTCCTGGCGAGCGTCGTCTCGGGGGACGACTACTACTACAAGGAGCACAAGGCCGCCGACCCCAACTGGACAGCGGACGGTGACGGCGACCGCAAGGACGTGGCGATCGCGCTGTACTCCAGCACCGACGACGGCGCGACCTGGAGCATCCAGAACATCATCGCCGCCGGTGGGTGGCAGGGCAGCCGCGTCTCGAACGCCAACACCAACGGGCAGTCCGACCCACTCTGGGAGCCGTACCTGATCGCCCGCAATGGTCAGCTCGTCGCCTACTACTCCGACGAGCACGACTACCTCGGCTTCAACGCCGACACCGGAGTACCGACCCGCGACCCGGACGACGACACGGCCACCGACTCGTACAACCAGATCCTCGTACACGCGACCTGGGACGGCACCAGCGCTTCCTGGACCCAGCCGATCGTCGACGTCCCGGGCACGACCGAGAACCTCAACGGAAAGACACTGATCGGCAACGGCCGCCCCGGCATGACGACGATCGCCCCGACCACCGACGGCAAATGGCTGCTCACCTACGAGTACTGGGGCGGCGGAACGAACGTGAGATACAGGCTCGCGGACGACCCGCTGAAGTTCTATCCCAACAGCGTGACGGACCTCCCGATCACCAACCTGCCGGTGCCCTCCGGGGGACACACGCTGTCGACGAGCGGCAGCCCGGTGCTCGCCCCGCTGCCGGACGGGCGGATCCTCTACAACGCGGCCGGCAGCGGCAGCGTCTGGGTGAACGAGTCCGGTAAGAGCGACGGCACTTGGAAGGAGTACCAGACGCCGGTCACCAACGGCTACAGCCGCAATCTCCAGTACGTCGAGGGCACGGGACGCGTCGTCATCCTTCAGGCAGACTTCGGCACGGGTTACGGTCCCATACGCTACGGCGAGGTCGACCTCGGCCGGTCCCAGGGCGCCTACAGCACGCTCGTCAACCGTGCGACCGGTCAGGCCCTCAGCCCCGACGCAGGCAAGACTCAGGACGCCAACCTCACGGGGAACGTACCTGACCTCGTCCTGCGGGACCGCAACGCCACGGACGACACACAGCGCTGGCACCTGACCGCCAAGGGCAACGACGTCACCCTGCTCAACAAGGCCGGCGGCCGCTCGGCCGCCATCTGGACCGGCAGCGCCACGGCCGGGCAGAAGCTCGCCCAGTGGGTCGACGACGGCGCCACCGACAAGCAGTGGACCCTCGTCTCCTCGACCGACGGCTACTACAAGATCCGCTCGGTCCGTAACACGAGCCTGTTCATGACCGGGGCGACACAGAACGGTGCCGTCGATCTCGGGGCATCGATCGACGCATCCGGCAATGCCTCGGCGGACGACGCGCAGGAGTGGCAGCTTGTCCAGGATCCGCTGCCGACGGATGCGACCTTCACGCTGAAGGGCGCCAACTCCGGCCGCTGTCTCGACGTGCCGAACGGCCAGACAGGCGTGCAGGTGCAGATCTACGACTGCTCCGGGAACGCGAACCAGACCATCACGCAGACCACCGCCGGCGAACTCCGCGTCGCCGGCAAGTGCCTCGCCGCAGACGGTGACGGGACCACGCCGGGCACCAAGCTCATCCTGTGGTCCTGCAACGGGAAGTCCAGCCAGAAGTGGTGGTTCCGCCTGGACGGATCCGTCATCAACCGCTCCAACGGTCACGCCCTCGACGTCACCAACTCGTCGACGGCCAACGGATCGAAGGTGCAGCTGTGGACGGCTCTCGGCAACGCCACCCAGAGGTGGAGCCGGGGATAG
- a CDS encoding glycoside hydrolase N-terminal domain-containing protein, translating into MPVHSIHDTQPADRWEDSFLSGNGEYGIMVFGHPHRERIVHNHHRYVLPNESLGMRPPAVADRLGHVRDLVLAGQREQAQREFSDGRAMAWTQSFHPGHVLHVDAAAGDSPVECYRRVTDFSTGEVRVTWSDGNGEWSRRAFVSRTDAVAVVEITGPRLDLAIRLSGEVPGRPSEVTFTTSTEAGGDGEASLAVVGAYPPGLGAAGFAGVTRAVVAGGRVRAEGDVVRVEGATRVVLLTRMDRSAPLPRTDLLRTTLDELPAEYDELLARHVPVHGELYGRAELDLGVPDSARSLPVSELIARADPKVLDGALVEALFHCGRYLLLSSSEVLPPRLTGLWLGAWGAAWSGDYTTDANINLQMAGAVLTGMPELIAPYAALIGGQIEDWRTNARTIYGTRGVLAPSRTDGEHGLLFHLDDDWPWTMWLAGADWLLFPLYEYWQATGDDDFLARTLAPWLVEAAVFFEDFLTREDDDGHVVLVPSYSPEVGPKDERGAAGVNATMDVAAARHALSTAADVCTRLGIEQAAAVRWRALAERLPPYRVDNHGALAEWAWPGLETADDHRHVSHLYPVWPLHDITPDDTPDLAAAAREALLRRGDENISAHGSLHRALCAARLKDSETARANVLKILGRNMVFRSLMTSHNPDLDIYNADAAHCLPAVVVEMLLDSRPGIVELLPALPPEWRSGSLRGIATRAGVSVDELTWDVPEGFARVVLTSPTERDVTLVCRGAADRRQTVHLPPNAPTTVTVPLV; encoded by the coding sequence ATGCCGGTGCACAGCATCCACGACACGCAACCCGCCGACCGCTGGGAGGACTCCTTCCTCTCCGGCAACGGCGAGTACGGGATCATGGTGTTCGGGCATCCCCACCGGGAACGGATCGTTCACAACCATCACCGGTACGTCCTGCCCAACGAGTCCCTCGGGATGCGGCCGCCGGCTGTCGCCGACCGCCTCGGACACGTCCGCGACCTGGTCCTCGCAGGGCAGCGGGAACAGGCACAGCGCGAGTTCTCCGACGGCAGGGCGATGGCCTGGACGCAGTCCTTCCATCCGGGGCACGTGCTGCATGTGGACGCGGCGGCCGGGGACAGCCCGGTGGAGTGCTACCGCAGGGTCACCGACTTCTCCACCGGCGAGGTACGGGTCACGTGGTCCGACGGGAACGGGGAGTGGTCGCGGCGTGCCTTCGTGTCGCGCACCGATGCCGTCGCGGTCGTCGAGATCACCGGTCCACGGCTCGACCTGGCCATCCGGCTCTCCGGCGAGGTGCCCGGCCGCCCCTCCGAGGTCACCTTCACGACGTCCACCGAGGCCGGCGGGGACGGTGAAGCATCACTCGCCGTCGTGGGGGCCTATCCGCCTGGGCTCGGTGCGGCGGGATTCGCCGGCGTCACCCGGGCCGTCGTCGCCGGTGGCCGGGTCCGGGCGGAGGGGGACGTGGTCCGTGTCGAGGGGGCGACGCGCGTGGTCCTGCTGACTCGGATGGACCGCTCAGCGCCCCTTCCCCGCACCGACCTGCTCCGCACGACTCTGGACGAACTGCCCGCCGAATACGACGAGTTGCTCGCCCGCCATGTGCCCGTACACGGCGAACTCTACGGCCGGGCCGAACTCGACCTGGGCGTGCCCGACAGCGCCCGCAGCCTCCCCGTGAGCGAGCTGATCGCCCGCGCCGACCCCAAGGTGCTGGACGGCGCGCTGGTCGAGGCGCTGTTCCACTGCGGCCGCTACCTGCTGCTCAGCTCCAGCGAGGTCCTTCCGCCCCGGCTGACCGGACTGTGGCTGGGAGCCTGGGGGGCGGCCTGGTCCGGCGACTACACCACCGACGCCAACATCAACCTCCAGATGGCCGGGGCGGTCCTCACCGGCATGCCCGAACTCATCGCGCCGTACGCCGCGTTGATCGGCGGGCAGATCGAGGACTGGCGCACCAACGCCCGCACGATCTACGGCACCCGCGGGGTCCTCGCGCCCAGCCGGACCGACGGCGAACACGGGCTGCTCTTCCATCTCGACGACGACTGGCCCTGGACCATGTGGCTGGCGGGCGCGGACTGGCTGCTGTTCCCGCTGTACGAGTACTGGCAGGCGACCGGCGACGACGACTTCCTCGCCCGTACCCTCGCCCCCTGGCTCGTCGAGGCCGCCGTCTTCTTCGAGGACTTCCTCACCCGCGAGGACGACGACGGACACGTCGTCCTCGTCCCGTCCTACTCCCCGGAGGTCGGCCCGAAGGACGAACGGGGCGCGGCCGGGGTGAACGCCACCATGGACGTGGCCGCGGCACGGCACGCGCTCTCGACCGCCGCCGACGTCTGTACACGGCTCGGGATCGAGCAGGCCGCGGCCGTCCGCTGGCGTGCGCTGGCCGAACGACTGCCGCCCTACCGCGTCGACAACCACGGAGCTCTCGCCGAGTGGGCATGGCCAGGACTGGAAACCGCCGACGACCATCGCCACGTCAGCCATCTCTACCCGGTCTGGCCGCTGCACGACATCACCCCGGACGACACCCCCGACCTGGCCGCCGCCGCTCGCGAAGCCCTGCTGCGGCGTGGTGACGAGAACATCTCCGCGCATGGGAGCCTGCACCGCGCCCTGTGTGCGGCACGTCTGAAGGACAGCGAGACGGCCAGGGCGAACGTACTCAAGATCCTTGGCCGGAACATGGTCTTCCGGTCGCTGATGACCTCGCACAACCCTGATCTGGACATCTACAACGCGGACGCCGCCCACTGTCTGCCGGCCGTGGTCGTGGAGATGCTGCTCGACTCCCGTCCCGGGATCGTGGAACTCCTGCCCGCCCTGCCCCCGGAGTGGCGCTCCGGCAGTCTGCGCGGCATCGCCACGCGCGCCGGGGTGAGCGTCGACGAGCTGACGTGGGACGTGCCGGAGGGCTTCGCCCGGGTGGTTCTCACATCGCCGACCGAGCGGGACGTCACCCTCGTATGCCGTGGTGCCGCGGACCGGCGACAGACCGTGCATCTGCCGCCAAACGCCCCCACCACGGTGACCGTCCCGCTCGTCTGA
- a CDS encoding LacI family DNA-binding transcriptional regulator: protein MTGPARPSQNAQYGLLTSIANEAGVSPATVSKVVHRRRDVSEATRERIETLLAEYGYVRVWEGDAGRPRQILAVFRDLAGPYTLEVVRGIVESAAEVGVHTTVGTTSRSSIGQWLQKSVAMGAAGVVIVISALADRDQRRILDQGLPVVLVDPLNAPSVDIPSVGVTNWHGATTAVQHLIGLGHRRIGMLAGRSSSLAGSARLHGYRAALAEAGIPYDPALVRSTDFDYGEALSAARSVLDRSERPTALFAASDVQALGALEAARRLGVAVPSGLSVMSFDDTLVAAMASPPLSAVRQPFRELGQEATRILLNLADGRPPATTRRELATELVLRMSTASPRGEKSGRA from the coding sequence GTGACGGGCCCAGCCAGGCCGAGCCAGAACGCCCAGTACGGGCTTCTCACCTCGATCGCCAACGAGGCCGGCGTCTCGCCTGCGACGGTTTCGAAGGTTGTTCACCGGCGGCGTGACGTGTCCGAGGCGACGCGGGAGCGGATCGAGACACTGCTCGCCGAATACGGCTACGTCCGTGTCTGGGAGGGTGACGCGGGCCGGCCGCGGCAGATCCTTGCCGTGTTCCGGGACCTGGCCGGACCGTACACCCTGGAAGTCGTCCGGGGCATCGTGGAGTCGGCGGCCGAGGTGGGTGTGCACACGACCGTCGGTACGACCAGTAGGAGCTCGATAGGGCAGTGGCTTCAGAAGTCCGTGGCGATGGGCGCCGCAGGAGTCGTCATCGTCATCTCGGCTCTTGCCGACCGGGACCAGCGCAGGATCCTGGATCAGGGGCTGCCGGTGGTGCTCGTCGATCCCTTGAACGCGCCGAGCGTGGACATCCCGAGCGTCGGGGTGACGAACTGGCACGGTGCGACGACCGCGGTCCAGCACCTGATCGGCCTCGGACACCGCCGGATCGGCATGCTGGCAGGCCGGTCGAGTTCGCTGGCCGGGTCCGCACGTCTGCACGGCTACCGGGCCGCTCTGGCGGAGGCCGGGATCCCGTACGATCCCGCGCTCGTCCGGTCGACGGACTTCGACTACGGCGAGGCGCTGAGCGCTGCCCGCAGCGTCCTGGACCGGAGTGAGAGGCCGACGGCTCTCTTCGCCGCGAGTGACGTCCAGGCCCTCGGTGCCCTGGAGGCCGCCCGGAGGCTCGGTGTCGCCGTGCCGAGCGGTCTGTCGGTCATGTCGTTCGACGACACCCTGGTGGCAGCAATGGCTTCGCCACCGCTGAGCGCCGTGCGGCAGCCGTTCCGTGAGCTCGGTCAGGAGGCCACGCGCATCCTGCTGAACCTGGCCGACGGCAGGCCGCCCGCGACGACGCGCAGGGAACTCGCGACGGAATTGGTCCTGCGCATGTCCACTGCCTCGCCCCGGGGCGAAAAGAGCGGGCGCGCTTGA